One Halobacterium sp. DL1 DNA window includes the following coding sequences:
- a CDS encoding alpha/beta hydrolase gives MRQETVLVPGARDVEATLDEPDDGSRSCVVMCPPHPQHRGHRGDDRLEAVSAHLVDEGIAALRFDYGDWDEGEGEREDARNALRWAGERYDTVGIFGFSFGGSIAALAAATTDLDLCAVSLLAPAAELPAGLNAADALKDVTAPLQVVYATRDSTADWEPVVAAARELDCEVVELAADHFFIGRFDAVADAAGPFLADACR, from the coding sequence ATGCGACAGGAGACCGTGCTCGTGCCCGGCGCGCGAGACGTGGAGGCGACCCTCGACGAACCGGACGACGGGTCGCGCAGTTGCGTCGTCATGTGTCCGCCACACCCCCAGCACAGAGGCCACCGCGGGGACGACCGCCTCGAAGCCGTCTCGGCCCACCTCGTGGACGAGGGAATCGCGGCGCTGCGCTTCGACTACGGCGACTGGGACGAGGGCGAGGGGGAACGCGAAGACGCCCGGAACGCCCTCCGGTGGGCGGGCGAGCGCTACGACACCGTGGGCATCTTCGGGTTCAGTTTCGGCGGGAGCATCGCCGCGCTCGCGGCCGCGACGACCGACCTCGACCTCTGTGCCGTCTCGCTGCTCGCGCCGGCCGCCGAACTCCCCGCGGGCCTGAACGCCGCGGACGCGCTCAAGGACGTTACCGCCCCACTGCAGGTCGTCTACGCGACCCGGGACTCGACAGCCGACTGGGAACCGGTCGTCGCGGCCGCCCGCGAACTGGACTGCGAGGTCGTCGAACTCGCCGCCGACCACTTCTTCATCGGGCGCTTCGACGCGGTCGCCGACGCCGCCGGTCCGTTTCTCGCCGACGCCTGTCGGTAG
- a CDS encoding phage-shock protein has product MGIVSRLSYTIRSKLNALVRSTEDPAETLDYSYERLRDRLQDVETGLADLTAQKKRLEVQRERLAQNVEKHDDQAWEAVKQGRDDLARRALEKKRTKRDQLAEIDDQVADLEATQRDLEEQRDGLETKVQEFRTKKETMKARHEAAKTKTQVSEALTGLSDDDVPRAIERAEDQTEEVEARAAAMDELGDRGVLEDPLSEDDHIEQELAAERGDDVESELSALRAEVRGETDDDVVEVESTVEETDSGAEVVDENRSESDSTSDAEADEVEEIRAEVLDDEQQA; this is encoded by the coding sequence ATGGGTATCGTATCACGACTATCGTACACGATCCGGTCGAAACTGAACGCCCTCGTGCGGTCCACCGAGGACCCGGCGGAGACGCTGGACTACTCCTACGAGCGGCTCCGGGACCGGCTCCAGGACGTCGAGACGGGGCTGGCTGACCTCACCGCCCAGAAGAAGCGCCTCGAGGTCCAGCGCGAGCGCCTCGCGCAGAACGTCGAGAAGCACGACGACCAGGCGTGGGAGGCGGTCAAGCAGGGCCGGGACGACCTGGCGCGGCGCGCCCTCGAGAAGAAGCGCACGAAGCGCGACCAGCTCGCGGAGATCGACGACCAGGTCGCCGACCTCGAGGCGACCCAGCGCGACCTCGAGGAACAGAGAGACGGACTCGAAACGAAGGTCCAGGAGTTCCGCACGAAGAAGGAGACGATGAAGGCGCGCCACGAGGCCGCGAAGACCAAGACACAGGTCTCCGAGGCCCTGACGGGGCTGAGCGACGACGACGTGCCGCGCGCCATCGAACGCGCGGAGGACCAGACCGAGGAGGTGGAGGCTCGCGCGGCAGCGATGGACGAACTCGGCGACCGCGGTGTCCTCGAGGACCCGCTGTCCGAGGACGACCACATCGAGCAGGAACTCGCCGCCGAGCGCGGCGACGACGTGGAGTCCGAACTCTCGGCGCTGCGCGCGGAGGTCCGTGGCGAGACCGACGACGACGTCGTCGAGGTCGAGAGCACGGTCGAGGAGACGGATTCCGGAGCCGAGGTAGTCGACGAGAATCGCAGTGAGAGTGACAGCACCAGCGATGCCGAAGCGGACGAAGTCGAGGAGATCCGGGCAGAGGTCCTGGACGACGAGCAGCAGGCGTAG
- a CDS encoding threonyl-tRNA synthetase → MSTVTVTLPDGSTLELASGATVEDVAYEIGPGLGRDTVAGKVDHELVSKETPLTEDCEIEIVTDQSGDYLDVLRHTAAHVLAQAILRHHPDAKLTIGPYTEEGFYYDVANVELDAEDLDAIQDEADAIIEADYDVEYVEYDREEALETYDDNPFKREILETEAAGDDPVSFYRQDDFEDLCRGPHVESTGEIGGFEVLETSAAYWRGDEERETLTRVYGTAFPTESELDDYLERRAEAAERDHRKIGSEMDLFSIPDVTGPGLPLYHPNGKTVLRELSEYVHGLNREMGYDEVETPHLFRTELWKQSGHYDNYVDDMFLLDVNDEEYGLKPMNCPGHATIFNEGSWSYRDLPVRYFEDGKVYRKEQRGELSGLSRVWAFTIDDGHVFARADQIEQEVRRLIDIILEVLDTFDLDYEVALATRPEKSVGSDEIWEQSESQLRDVLEEQGMDYDVEPGDGAFYGPKIDFAFEDALGRSWDGPTVQLDFNMPERFDLEYTGSDNDAHQPVMIHRALYGSYERFFMVLVEHYDGRFPTWLAPEQVRILPVTDDNLGYAHRVKNELDGYRVEVEDRDWTVGRKIQQAHDDNVPYMLVLGDNEEEVGTVSVRDRQERERNDVELETFRDHFVGEVDEKRTQPDFVE, encoded by the coding sequence ATGAGCACGGTCACTGTGACGCTGCCGGACGGCTCCACCCTGGAGCTGGCGTCCGGCGCGACGGTCGAGGACGTAGCGTACGAAATTGGGCCCGGCCTCGGCCGTGACACAGTCGCGGGGAAGGTCGACCACGAACTCGTCTCCAAGGAGACGCCCCTGACCGAGGACTGCGAGATCGAGATCGTCACCGACCAGTCGGGCGACTACCTCGACGTGCTGCGGCACACCGCCGCCCACGTCCTCGCGCAGGCCATCCTCCGCCACCACCCCGACGCGAAACTCACCATCGGCCCGTACACCGAGGAGGGGTTCTACTACGACGTGGCGAACGTCGAACTCGACGCGGAGGACCTCGACGCCATCCAGGACGAGGCCGACGCCATCATTGAGGCCGACTACGACGTCGAGTACGTCGAGTACGACCGCGAAGAGGCCCTCGAGACGTACGACGACAACCCGTTCAAGCGCGAGATTCTGGAGACCGAGGCCGCGGGCGACGACCCCGTGAGCTTCTACCGCCAGGACGACTTCGAGGACCTCTGTCGCGGCCCGCACGTCGAGTCGACGGGCGAGATCGGCGGCTTCGAGGTGCTCGAAACGTCGGCGGCGTACTGGCGCGGCGACGAGGAGCGCGAGACGCTGACGCGGGTCTACGGCACCGCGTTCCCCACGGAGAGCGAACTCGACGACTATCTCGAGCGCCGCGCGGAGGCCGCCGAGCGCGACCACCGGAAGATCGGCAGCGAGATGGACCTCTTTTCCATCCCGGACGTCACCGGCCCCGGCCTCCCGCTCTACCACCCGAACGGGAAGACGGTGCTCCGTGAGCTCTCGGAGTACGTCCACGGGCTCAACCGGGAGATGGGCTACGACGAGGTCGAGACCCCGCACCTGTTCCGCACGGAGCTGTGGAAGCAGTCCGGGCACTACGACAACTACGTCGACGACATGTTCCTCCTCGACGTCAACGACGAGGAATATGGACTAAAACCGATGAACTGCCCGGGCCACGCCACCATCTTCAACGAGGGCTCGTGGAGCTACCGCGACCTCCCCGTGCGGTACTTCGAGGACGGGAAGGTGTACCGCAAGGAGCAACGCGGCGAACTCTCCGGGCTCTCCCGGGTGTGGGCGTTCACCATCGACGACGGCCACGTGTTCGCGCGCGCCGACCAGATAGAGCAGGAAGTGCGACGCCTCATCGACATCATCCTCGAGGTCCTGGACACGTTCGACCTCGACTACGAGGTGGCGCTGGCGACGCGCCCGGAGAAGTCCGTAGGCAGCGACGAGATCTGGGAGCAGTCCGAATCACAGCTCCGCGACGTCCTCGAGGAGCAGGGGATGGACTACGACGTCGAACCGGGCGACGGCGCGTTCTACGGCCCGAAGATCGACTTCGCGTTCGAGGACGCTCTCGGGCGCTCGTGGGACGGCCCGACGGTCCAGCTCGACTTCAACATGCCCGAGCGCTTCGACCTGGAGTACACGGGCTCGGACAACGACGCCCACCAGCCAGTGATGATCCACCGCGCGCTGTACGGCTCCTACGAGCGGTTCTTCATGGTGCTCGTCGAGCACTACGACGGCCGCTTCCCGACGTGGCTCGCGCCCGAGCAGGTGCGCATCCTCCCGGTCACGGACGACAACCTCGGTTACGCCCACCGCGTCAAGAACGAACTCGACGGCTACCGCGTCGAGGTCGAGGACCGCGACTGGACGGTCGGCCGGAAGATCCAGCAGGCCCACGACGACAACGTCCCGTACATGCTCGTCCTCGGCGACAACGAGGAGGAGGTGGGCACCGTCTCCGTGCGCGACCGCCAGGAGCGCGAGCGGAACGACGTCGAACTCGAGACGTTCCGCGACCACTTCGTCGGGGAGGTCGACGAGAAGCGGACGCAGCCCGACTTCGTGGAGTAG
- a CDS encoding chloromuconate cycloisomerase → MRTEFQRREFPLEHPFTIARGTQETATNVVVRVHDDEGNVGVGGAAPSSHYGETAGTVEAVLPDLLDVVERVDDPENLAKVEAGMRTVVEDNPAARAAVSIACHDLAAKRADLPLYQYWGLDPAGSLDTSYTIGIDDAETMHEKTVEAVERGYGTLKVKLGTGRDEELLGTVRDAAPDATIRVDANEAWTPKEAVRNIAWLDDYGVEFVEQPVPAENREGLKYVYERSTLPIAADESCITADDIPEIADRCDIANLKLMKTGGLREAKRLIHAARAHGLEVMCGCMVESNASIAAAAHLTPLLDYADLDGSLLLAEDDFAGVPMPAGHVDLAAVERAGTSVHEN, encoded by the coding sequence ATGAGGACCGAGTTCCAGCGCCGCGAGTTCCCGCTGGAGCACCCGTTCACCATCGCGCGCGGCACCCAGGAGACGGCCACGAACGTGGTCGTCCGCGTCCACGACGACGAGGGCAACGTCGGCGTCGGCGGGGCCGCGCCCTCCTCACACTACGGCGAGACCGCGGGCACCGTCGAGGCCGTGCTGCCGGACCTGCTGGACGTCGTCGAGCGCGTCGACGACCCGGAGAACCTCGCGAAGGTCGAGGCCGGGATGCGAACCGTCGTCGAGGACAACCCCGCGGCGCGCGCCGCGGTCAGCATCGCCTGCCACGACCTCGCGGCCAAGCGCGCTGACCTTCCGCTCTACCAGTACTGGGGGCTCGACCCGGCGGGCAGCCTCGACACCTCCTACACCATCGGGATCGACGACGCGGAGACGATGCACGAGAAGACGGTGGAGGCCGTCGAACGCGGCTACGGCACGCTGAAGGTGAAACTCGGGACGGGCCGCGACGAGGAACTGCTCGGCACCGTCCGGGACGCCGCGCCCGACGCCACCATCCGCGTCGACGCCAACGAGGCGTGGACGCCGAAGGAGGCTGTCCGGAACATCGCGTGGCTCGACGACTACGGCGTCGAGTTCGTCGAACAGCCCGTCCCGGCCGAGAACCGCGAGGGTCTGAAGTACGTCTACGAGCGGTCGACGCTCCCCATCGCGGCCGACGAGTCCTGCATCACCGCCGACGACATCCCGGAGATTGCCGACCGCTGCGACATCGCGAACCTGAAACTGATGAAGACCGGCGGGCTGCGGGAGGCGAAGCGGCTGATTCACGCGGCACGCGCCCACGGCCTCGAAGTGATGTGTGGCTGCATGGTCGAGTCGAATGCCAGCATCGCCGCCGCCGCCCACCTCACGCCGCTGCTGGACTACGCGGACCTCGACGGCTCGCTGCTGCTCGCCGAGGACGACTTCGCGGGCGTCCCGATGCCCGCCGGCCACGTCGACCTGGCGGCCGTCGAGCGGGCCGGGACGAGCGTCCACGAGAACTGA